The following are encoded in a window of Thiohalophilus sp. genomic DNA:
- the efp gene encoding elongation factor P has protein sequence MATYSTNEFKSGLKIMLDGDPCTIIENEFVKPGKGQAFNRVKIRNLLTGRVLEKTFKSGDSIEAADVMDTDMQYLYNDGEAWHFMHPETFEQVAADEKAVGEAAKWLKEQDVCTVTLWNGNPISVMPPNHVILTIVQTDPGVKGDTASGGGKPATTDTGAVVRVPLFVEEGEQIKVDTRTGEYVGRVKD, from the coding sequence ATGGCAACCTATAGCACCAATGAATTCAAAAGCGGTCTCAAGATCATGCTCGACGGAGACCCCTGTACGATTATCGAAAACGAGTTCGTCAAACCCGGCAAGGGGCAGGCCTTTAACCGGGTCAAGATCCGCAACCTGCTGACCGGCCGGGTGCTGGAGAAAACCTTCAAATCGGGTGATTCGATCGAGGCCGCCGATGTCATGGATACCGACATGCAGTATCTGTATAACGATGGCGAGGCCTGGCATTTCATGCACCCGGAAACCTTCGAGCAGGTCGCGGCCGATGAAAAAGCGGTGGGCGAGGCGGCCAAGTGGCTCAAGGAACAGGATGTCTGCACCGTGACCCTGTGGAACGGCAATCCGATCAGCGTCATGCCGCCCAATCACGTGATCCTGACCATCGTGCAGACCGATCCCGGCGTCAAGGGCGACACGGCCAGTGGCGGCGGCAAACCGGCGACCACCGATACCGGCGCCGTGGTCCGCGTGCCGCTGTTTGTCGAGGAAGGCGAACAGATCAAGGTGGATACCCGCACCGGGGAATATGTCGGCCGCGTCAAGGATTAA